The genome window atgtatagtgcaaaaggtttaacttgtaatattgtctcatgtagcgcgaagtgcgatgatatacggcagtggtccccaaccactgggccgcggaccaattggtaccaggccgcacaagaaaaaaaaaaaaaaaacatttttatttttattaaatcaacataaaacacacaatatatacattattatatcaatatagatcaatacagtctacagagatacagtccttaagcacacatgaataaagaaatacaatcatgatgattgtatttctttataaaaaaaaaaaaaaaaccacccccCCAGTTCTGGGACCTGTTTCTACCATCTGTTGAGGTAAGAGAAGGGAACTGAACTTATTGTGGAAGACTACAATAAAAAGATGAGACAGTCAATTgctcaataacaataacaataacagtgaataacagtgaaatactttttcataacatggtcactactgcctagtttctcttgttatattcttattttactgttatatttttattctcatcgttgctttttattcttattctattgtaatattgttctattttgtctccatttatacccccattatttactttgtactttttacaattttgtacactgctgctggaatttaaattttcctgagggaactctcctgaaggaatcaataaagtactatctaatctaTCTAATCTTAACTTTGATCCTCAAAATACCCTCATTAGTCATCACGTGACTGTGAAAGGGACAACATATAAGAGCAACATGTTTGTTGTTATAGGTCGTAATGATGATGGCCTTGTTGTAGGAAAAATTAAAAAGGTTGTCATTCATAAAAATGTAACAGTGTATTTTATCACTGAGGTATATCAGGCTGTTCGTCAACCTTACATTAATGCCTATTACAATACACGTATGCATAACTTCTCTGTTAGTCAAGCAGAGCTGTTCGATTACTACCCACTGCCTGAATATTTTATTCGGGGCGTGTCCTCACTAATTCTTCACCATTCAGTCCCTATATTCTACATTCATGTCATCCATCTGTGAGGAAATAAAAGTCATCCTCAGAACTTTACCCAACCTGTCTGAGGATATTGTACAACTGGTCGTCTCAACACTGAAAAGCTCAGGTGTGGAATCAAAAGCAGACCTCAAGTATGTAGAGCAGGATGAGATCAAAGACCTCTTGCCTGTTATCCAGCAAAGGAAACTTCTGGAGGCATTCAAAATGGGTAACTATCAATCTTGTGTTTGTAGTTCTCCCATCTAGTTAAATCTACAGTAATTGTTGAGAAAGAATAACACTCATTTGACATAGAATGAATACATTCGAGTAAAGATTTGCACCTGTCAGATATTCTACAGTTCTCCCAAAAGCCTTAATGCAGTTGTATTCCAAACAATTGTTTGAATTGACATGCATGCATATGGGAGAAATTTTGAATCTAGTGATGtatacattttgctttatttCTATGCGTTTTAGAAACTACAACAGTCGTGCTTGATCTCCACCCCTTGCCAGATGACTTGGTACATCAAAAGTCTGCAGGCAGAAGTCTGTCTTTGTTCTCCAGTCCATTGCCTTGCTCCTCTTCATCTTCACTGGCTGGCTTTTCGCCCTTGTCAAGCTCTTCACCAGCTTCAGCacctcctgagatcggtaggttgtgagttcaaaccccggccgagtcataccaaagactataaaaatgggagccattacctccctgcttggcactcagcatcaagggttggaattgggggttaaatcaccaaaaatgattaccgggcacggccaccgctgctgcccactgctccccactgctcctctcacctcccagggggtgatcaagggtgatgggtcaaatgcagagaataatttcgccacacctagtgtgtgtgtgacaatcattggtactttaactttaacttaactttgttCTCAGAGTGGAGTAAGCCAGCCCGCCATAATATCCAGTAAATGGCATGAAACCTTTCAAGTCCCATGGGATAAAATGCCTGCTGAAGTGCAATCAGCTATCGCCAACAGCAGGAGACCTGCTCCTGACAAGCGACGCCAAATGATTAGAATCCTTGTGGATGAAATGAGAAGGTAAGAGGCTAATCCAACGCGCAATGAGTGTCTCGTATTCTTGCCAAAAATTTGTTAGCAGTACCTATGTAGTTTTGCTGATATGACACCAGAAGGTGCCATCATTAGTGGAGGTTTTACTTCATTCCTCACTCAAATGAAAACATGCATTGAGAACATCAATCGTGAAGGAACAACTAAACCACTCAGAACAAAAAGACGGTTTGGACAAATGCAGAAATATTGTAttcttacattttaattaaatgatGCTCCCAACTGCCATGTTATATTTTGTCACAAGTCATCATGGTGACCTATTTTTTCTACAGATGTCTGCCACTGCAGCCGATGTGGAGCGGACTCTGACCCTCCCGACCAGTCCACGACTGATACTGCTGGGTAAGTGTCTCATGGAGCGCAGAACTTAAGTCTGTTTGTCTTAAAGCTAAGAACCATAATGCTCAGTCTACCCTTCCTGTGGATGAAGATGGGGAGTTGACTCTTCGTATCATCCAGCTGTTGATGGCCTATTTTGATGAAAGAAGAGATGCACTGATACTCCTTGCAGATGTAAGTTGAGCACTATTAAGCTACAAAAGCATGCAAACATCTaaattaatattataaatattctaaaattcaatgtttttttgttattgtttttcaatCTCTTACCCACCAAATTATGCAGAAATATTGTATtcctacattttaattaaattatgcTCCCAACTGCCATGTTATATTTTGTCACAAGTCATCATGGTGACCTATTTTTTCTACAGATGTCTGCCACTGCAGCCGATGTGGAGCGGACACTGACCCTCCCGACCAGTCCACGACTGATACTGCTGGGTAAGTGTCTCATGGAGTGCAGAACATAAGTCTGTTTGTCCTAAACGTATGTATACTATGCTCTCCTGTAGATGTATTTGTatcattgttgtttttgtcattccGAACATTGGAAAGTAATGATTTGCAGCAGTacaccttaggagactagatgtaaacaaagtaaagagaGAGCAATATATTCTTGggtgtgaggtggccattccaaataccggTACCTTGTAAAAtgttacccatattggatactgtttaggaacataaactgcatttcttgactgtaccagttgctggtgacaaagtcacaataaaacgttggatgatcagcatggaaggtgatgtcatctgcgaaggcgtccaacctagcttcatctcagggcttgctgcccttcttgccacctactatgtgttcaacttggaataccatgAGGAAGgggctcggacattggaatttgttcaaaggtaaatcctcttcatACTGTTAGAATATTTTGCCccttttctcacctctgttcaggaatttgacatgtcatttccccaattttgtgccttaaatcaatgactcttctgttcctttgtggaccttcttattagggaccgaagcaccagtttgattctaagatacagagaaggtaggtcatgtgcaggtaaagatatgttgactgggtcaaagaaggaagcacctgtttgaccccaggatgcagaaaaagtaggtaatttgcaggtaaagatatgttgactgggtgatggcaggaggcaccagcgtgacccgaggatgcagagcaagtaggtaatgtgcgggtgaagatatgttgaatgggtaaaggcaggaagcaccagcgtgaccccactatgcagagaaggtaggtaatgtgcgggtgaaggtatgttgaatgggtgaaagaaggaagcgccggtgtggtcgaggcaatgcagacaaggtaggtaatgtgcaggtgaagatatgttgtatggtgaaagaaagaagcactagtgtgatcccaggatgcagggaaggtaggtaatgtgcaggtaaagatatgttgaatgggtaaaggcaggaaacaccagctagactccaggatacagagaaggtaggtaatgtgcaggtaaagatatgttgaatgggtaaaggcagaaagcaccagcgtgaccacactacgcagagaaggtaggtaatgtgcaggtaaagatatgttgaatgggtaaaggcaggaaacaccagtgtgaccccaggatgcagagaagataggtaatgagcaggtaacgatatgttaaatgggtgaaagcaggaaacagcgtaaatacacggtcccgtagatggagagaaaacacataaatagagagagggattggggaggctttagcattgtcttcctctctgaatttgtcttaatgggttttagagcattcactcatctacagctgtggttatgatttaggctcacatatatcctaaaattgatatgaatatttgtgcagtgcatattcctaaattaaCAATGTGGGgggagttctgtatcgactgcaagtaattttcaatcacaacagaatatctaatatgctttctctctttttttaggcgattcattggcgttaaccctgagaggggaacaaaggctagccagggaaaagtggtgtccaagaagaccgggaagctggtccagaaaaaggcagcaactgtaaatcctcacgtagccatccTTATAAaaaatctcacagactttgagtggggctttatgtagccgacaactaaacacttgaCTCGTGTTTAGTtatttgtctccagtttgaaattaagttgacatgttctaaatgttaaaatgctttactgaaaataagaagaatgcactaaatgtacattgaatgtatttgatgcgttTTAAAAtgattggttaataaaagcataaacttgcaaggccatttctccagtcatgtttatgccagcagattgcaggggttttgattttgaaaaattaaaagttcaactcattaacttctagtggcattatactgtaaagctcagtctataatgcttacaattattttactgtaattaactgttcatggatattacagtagatacactaaaataacagtgtaatgccgctaaacagatgacagtattatgactTTTATGGAGGATAGATAgtgctgcttcagatacaaacACAGAAAGGTAAGAAACAGTCTAAATACTTTATTTAAACAATAGGGACCATTAAGTATTTGATAACAACAGTATCCAAAAAGTATTTGACATGATTAAATATATCAGTGCAAAACgagttttgagtttgtaatgcacaacattgcgataggacaccaatctttactgactgaaaaacatgaacaatcatattacagtatctgtaaagtattagcccacatttcatgttttgtttgtacacagctagcccgACAGCATATGTActatagttgtaataacacgcatgacgtgctgcgtgtatcatgatcacaataaagtgtgactcactggatggacagttgtctgtttggtcaagctggccagggacgtttccTGCTGATTTGGGCATGCCATTAATTTGGCGTAGCTTGGCTCAAACATTTCAGAAGTCGCACTCTCtgggcttctgtctgctccaatctTTCAGCCTCTTCTTCGTGTTGACTTCTATGACCAGTAGTTCATCCTGCGTACATTTACTTAGAAAAGAAATAAGGCTGTGAatcatttgtccaaaaacagTCATCTTCGTTGTCaactaccaagtctgccatgattagaaaacacacttgcGTTTGATTCAGGGAGTAGGGAcaaatttgttgcaggaagtcggaagtgcgctgctatggaaacggaaataaatgcgccgaagAATTAGTTCCGGCTGTGCAGACAATGATAAAAtgatggtaaatattgaacatattacatattgttactaaagtgtatgttactacatcatatatagacttgcagtgtgtatacaaaacgctgatggagggttttgaagttgttttagagggctttgaaggttacaacagtgactcccgttggtcgcatcttgcaagcgttttatttattatctttaaaatcttaaaaagaaaaaaaaaagacatgcgtgttcttgtctctcaataATGATTGTTAACAATAGGCacatttccaaaaaagtgcagttccccattaaggctctggatgctgtggggctgttttggcTGACAAGCCTATGGTTTGGCAGACCAggatggtggttcctctctttaagaaggggaaccggagggtgtgttgcaACTATTGTGGATTCACACTCcttagccttcccggtaaggtctattcaggtgtactggagcggaggctacgccggatagttgaaccttggattcaggaggagcagtgtggttttcgtcctggtcgtggaactgtggaccagctctatactctcggcagggtccttgagggtgcatgggagtttgcccaaccagtctatatgtgctttggggacttggagaaggcattcgaccgtgtcccttgagaagtcctgtggggaatgctgagagagtatggggtatcagaacacctgattgtggcggtctgctccctgtatgatcagtgtcagagcatggtccgcattgccggcagtaagtcggacccatttttagtgagggttggactccgccaaggctgccctttgtcaccgattctgttcataacttttatggacagaatttctaggcgcagtcaaggtgttgaggggatccggtttggtggctgcaggattaggtctctgctttttgcagatgatgtggtcctgatggcttcatctggccaggatcttcagctctcactggatcggttcccaGCCGAatatgaagcgactgggatgagaatcagcacctccaagtccgagtccaatgCTTCTCACCCagaaaagggtgaagtgccatctttgggttggggaggagatcttgtcccaagtggaggagttcaagtacctctgagtcttgttcacgggtgagggaagagtggatcatgagatggacaggcggatcggtgcagcgtcttcagtgatgcggacgctgtatcgatccgttgtggtgaagaaggagctgagccgcaggGCAAAGTtctaatttaccggtcgatctacgaccCTATCCATACctaaggtcatgagctttgggttatgatcgaaaggacaagatcacgagtacaagcggACAAAATTAGTTTCCACAATCGGGTAGCGggcctctcccttagagatagggtgagaagctctgtcattcgggaggagctcagagtaatgccgctgctcctccacatcgagaggagccagatgtggtggttcgggcatctggtcaggatgccacccgacaaCCTCCtttgggaggtgtttagggtgcatctgaccggtaggagaccacagaGACGACCCaagacacggtggagagactgtctcccagctggcctgggaacgcctcgggatcccccgggaagagctggacgaagtggctgggaagagggaagtttgtgcttctctgcttaggctgctgcccccgcgacccgacttcggataagcggaagaagatggatgg of Entelurus aequoreus isolate RoL-2023_Sb linkage group LG09, RoL_Eaeq_v1.1, whole genome shotgun sequence contains these proteins:
- the LOC133657419 gene encoding uncharacterized protein LOC133657419 is translated as MTWYIKSLQAEVCLCSPVHCLAPLHLHWLAFRPCQALHQLQHLLRSMSATAADVERTLTLPTSPRLILLDGELTLRIIQLLMAYFDERRDALILLADMSATAADVERTLTLPTSPRLILLVAGDKVTIKRWMISMEGDVICEGVQPSFISGLAALLATYYVFNLEYHEEGARTLEFVQRRFIGVNPERGTKASQGKVVSKKTGKLVQKKAATVNPHVAILIKNLTDFEWGFM